One genomic region from Ictidomys tridecemlineatus isolate mIctTri1 unplaced genomic scaffold, mIctTri1.hap1 Scaffold_133, whole genome shotgun sequence encodes:
- the LOC144372580 gene encoding LOW QUALITY PROTEIN: obscurin-like (The sequence of the model RefSeq protein was modified relative to this genomic sequence to represent the inferred CDS: inserted 1 base in 1 codon), with the protein MATPLFVFFASREQEGTESDERQLPQVVEELRDLQVAPGTRLAKFQLKVKGYPVPRLYWFKDGQPLSTSAHIRMADKKTLHTLEIVSVTREDVGQYAAYISNAVGAAYSSAHLLVRGPDEPEEKSASDVCEQLVPPRILERFTPKKVKRGSSITFSVKVEGCQAPTIHWLKEEAERGVLWIGPNTPGYTMASSAQQHSLVLLDVGRQHQGTYTCIATKAAGQALCSASLHVSGMPKEEEQEKMKEALISTFLQGTTQAISAQMSESAGLTGLAGQRKGEALVAEEAHSHLSLTEVATEEFLQKLTSQITEMVSAKITQAKLQVPGGDSDEESKTLSTSPRHGRSRPSSSVQESSSESEDGDSQGEIFDIYVAMANYLPLGAEQDAITLREGQYVEVLDSAHPLHWLVRTKPTKSSPSRQGCVSPAYLDKRLKLSPEWGPSEAPEFPEAVSEDEYKTRLSSVIQELLSSEQTFVGELQFLQSHYKQHXAAVASQKAVIFRNVQDISCFHSSFLQDLHRCDTDDDVAMCFIKNQEAFEKYLEFLVGRVQAESVVVSTPVQEFYKKCTEEMLSAGDPSQPLPPPLQHYLEQPVERVQKYQALLKELIHNKAQNQQNCALLEQAYAVVSALPQRAENKLHVSLMENYPGTLEALGEPIRQGHFIVWEGAPGARMPWKGHNRHVFLFRNHLMICKPRRNWRTDTFSYVFWNMMKLSSIDLNDQVEGDNLAFEVWHEREYSVRKYLLQACTVIIKHSWVKEISSIQQRLALPVWCPLEFEEELADCTAELGETVKLACRVTGTPKPTVSWYKGTC; encoded by the exons GCTACCCAGTCCCCAGATTGTACTGGTTCAAAGATGGCCAGCCCCTGTCTACATCTGCCCACATTCGCATGGCTGACAAGAAGACACTGCACACCCTGGAGATCGTCTCTGTCACCCGGGAGGACGTGGGCCAGTATGCAGCCTATATCAGCAATGCTGTTGGTGCTGCCTACTCATCTGCCCATCTGCTGGTCCGAG GTCCTGATGAACCAGAAGAGAAGTCAGCATCAG ATGTGTGTGAGCAATTGGTGCCACCCCGCATCCTGGAGAGGTTCACCCCCAAGAAAGTGAAGAGGGGCTCCAGCATCACATTCTCGGTGAAGGTGGAAG GATGCCAGGCCCCCACCATACACTGGCTCAAGGAGGAGGCCGAGAGAGGCGTGCTGTGGATTGGCCCAAACACCCCAGGCTACACTATGGCCAGCTCTGCTCAGCAGCACAGCCTGGTCCTGCTAGATGTGGGCCGGCAACACCAGGGCACCTACACGTGCATTGCCACCAAGGCCGCTGGCCAGGCCCTCTGCTCTGCCAGCCTGCATGTCTCAGGCA TGcccaaggaggaggagcaggagaagatgAAGGAGGCTCTCATTTCTACCTTCCTACAGGG gACCACCCAAGCCATCTCAGCACAGATGTCAGAGTCTGCTGGTCTCACCGGCCTTGCTGGGCAGAGGAAAG GGGAGGCCCTGGTGGCTGAGGAGGCCCATAGCCACCTGTCCCTCACTGAGGTGGCTACAGAGGAATTCCTACAGAAACTCACCTCCCAGATCACTGAGATGGTGTCGGCCAAGATCACACAGG CCAAGCTGCAGGTGCCTGGAGGTGACAGTGATGAGGAGTCCAAGACTCTGTCCACCTCCCCCCGGCATGGCCGGTCGCGGCCCTCCTCCAGCGTCCAGGAGTCATCCTCAGAGTCAGAGGATGGGGACTCCCAAGGAGAG ATCTTTGATATCTATGTGGCCATGGCCAACTACCTACCCCTGGGGGCCGAGCAGGATGCCATCACACTGCGGGAAGGCCAGTATGTGGAGGTCTTGGACTCAGCCCACCCACTGCACTGGCTTGTGCGCACCAAGCCCACCAAGTCCAGCCCCTCCAGGCAAGGCTGTGTGTCACCAGCCTACCTGGACAAGAGGCTCAAG CTGTCTCCTGAGTGGGGGCCCAGTGAGGCCCCCGAATTCCCCGAGGCCGTGTCCGAGGATGAGTACAAGACCAGGCTGAG TTCTGTCATCCAGGAACTGCTGAGCTCAGAGCAGACCTTCGTGGGTGAGCTTCAGTTCCTCCAAAGCCACTACAAACAGC CAGCAGCCGTGGCCAGCCAGAAGGCAGTCATTTTTCGCAATGTACAGGACATCAGTTGCTTCCACAGCAG CTTCTTGCAGGACCTGCATCGCTGTGACACAGATGATGATGTGGCCATGTGCTTCATCAAGAACCAGGAAGCCTTTGAGAAGTACCTGGAGTTCCTGGTGGGCCGTGTGCAGGCAGAGTCCGTGGTTGTCAGCACGCCCGTCCAGGAGTTCTACAAG AAATGCACTGAGGAGATGCTGTCTGCTGGGGACCCCTCGCAGCCACTGCCACCCCCACTACAGCACTACCTGGAGCAGCCGGTGGagcgggtgcagaagtaccaggCTCTGCTCAAG GAGCTGATCCACAACAAGGCGCAGAACCAGCAGAACTGCGCCCTTCTGGAGCAGGCCTACGCAGTCGTGTCAGCGCTGCCCCAGCGTGCTGAGAACAAGCTGCACGTGTCCCTCATGGAGAACTACCCTGGcaccctggaggccctgggggagCCCATCCGCCAG GGCCACTTCATTGTGTGGGAGGGAGCACCAGGAGCCCGAATGCCTTGGAAGGGCCACAATCGCCATGTCTTCCTGTTTCGGAACCACCTGATGATCTGCAAGCCCCGACGAAACTGGCGCACCGACACCTTCAGCTATGTGTTCTGGAATATGATGAAG CTAAGCAGCATCGACCTGAACGACCAGGTGGAAGGGGACAACCTTGCCTTCGAGGTGTGGCATGAGCGGGAGTACTCTGTGCGCAAGTACCTGCTGCAGGCGTGCACAGTCATCATCAAGCactcctgggtgaaggagatcaGCAGCATCCAGCAGCGCCTGGCCCTGCCTGTGTGGT GTCCTCTGGAATTTGAAGAGGAACTGGCTGACTGCACGGCTGAGCTGGGGGAAACTGTAAAGCTGGCTTGCCGCGTGACCGGCACACCCAAGCCTACTGTCAGCTGGTACAAGGGTACCTGCTAG